In Halichondria panicea chromosome 9, odHalPani1.1, whole genome shotgun sequence, a genomic segment contains:
- the LOC135341774 gene encoding oxidoreductase NAD-binding domain-containing protein 1-like isoform X1, which translates to MSSLTVRASSSSTHVDRTKDSTRSDVVSGVIVLDMRKLSPTVKGFTLQVEDNSLSFKCGQWVDLSIPSEDVVGGYSFTSPPHQLKEQGTVTLAIQTSDHPPTLWMNNKCKMGDRLLIRVGGDFTYDPPSNSPADILLIGGGVGINPLFAMLQHHTYLQQAMARTLEQRGRAHLLYSARSREELLFKDHIDGLVVHSSGLIKANYFVTREEYSGPHIRARRMVEGDVRAALSLLDTSRLQCYVCGPPLMTESVLALLISCGVDRHRVFYEKWW; encoded by the exons GTGGTATCAGGGGTGATAGTGTTGGACATGCGCAAGCTCTCCCCCACAGTGAAGGGGTTCACTCTGCAGGTGGAGGACAACTCACTGAGCTTCAAGTGTGGACAGTG GGTGGACCTGTCCATTCCCAGTGAGGATGTTGTCGGTGGCTACTCATTCACATCTCCTCCGCACCAGCTGAAAGAGCAGGGAACCGTCACGTTGGCCATTCAGACCTCCGACCACCCCCCTACACTATGGATGAACAACAAG tgtaaaATGGGTGACAGACTCTTGATCAGAGTAGGTGGGGACTTCACATATGACCCTCCTTCCAACTCCCCTGCCGACATACTACTAATTGGTGGGGGCGTTGGAATAAATCCTCTATTCGCAATGCTGCAACATCATACCTACCTACAGCAAGCAATGGCTCGAACGTTAGAACAGAGAGGTCGTGCTCACCTCCTGTACTCTGCTCGGAGCAGGGAAGAGCTTCTCTTCAAG GATCATATTGATGGGTTGGTAGTGCATTCCAGTGGACTAATCAAAGCGAATTATTTTGTGACAAGAGAAGAGTACAGTGGTCCTCACATCAGAG CTAGACGGATGGTTGAAGGTGATGTACGAGCAGCTCTCTCACTATTGGACACCTCAAGGCTCCAGTGCTACGTGTGTGGACCACCCCTCATGACAGAGAGTGTCTTAGCACTACTGATCTCTTGTGGAGTGGACAGGCATAGAGTATTCTACGAGAAGTGGTGGTAA
- the LOC135341125 gene encoding uncharacterized protein LOC135341125 has product MQASGQYQWGGQGSNLTVGIPTTAMPHTIFMKSRFSPGTRSSSVIAEDTVKENMAKHQKSILDSLDPSQLYSLLDQFELDEECMDVRLTRRKKAKLLYEEVKNKSAYFDFLSNLEEDTEHMGHWYIVSLLRGVQFAADETILLDSEIILDKIQKNVKMVVKELDVTDLEPYLIEEKLVTDNEREKLRNPQNTKQDKAKMLLTILKTKGPTAHSIFVRKCLSSKVHTDLKKFLLVPRDSMKRRASTDATSFSESTSTTAVTKRYPSFLETPKGITTYSYIQTMATIREKHQTGGQASWTAAEEIIQRELMSPEISLEMKIALLLESCNPYVLSKKSEEVLLRVKRARKMCTQLYDQDSNPQVLEGRCEWVLSRLYKLLGDLHESRKHLDTAFSLIANCEPGEENMLASFMLGCILLDCENKSIGEEKRTINSFKFVLSLATEQDYGTKIIQFCQIRLAQAYVGSSVRSPGKSTEEVSQVNREDAKILLREIDQQHMRPRTRCLYFMTCSDVYRTDDKIEKASAYAEQAMEIAQEHNLTHEVGFIKLRQLS; this is encoded by the coding sequence ATGCAGGCAAGTGGACAATATCAGTGGGGCGGCCAGGGCTCTAATTTGACAGTTGGAATCCCTACAACTGCAATGCCACACACAATTTTTATGAAGAGCAGATTTTCTCCTGGCACTAGAAGTAGCTCAGTGATTGCAGAGGATACTGTCAAAGAGAACATGGCGAAACATCAAAAATCCATTCTTGATAGCCTTGATCCATCGCAACTATATTCATTGCTTGATCAGTTTGAGCTCGATGAAGAATGCATGGATGTTCGCTTAACAAGACGAAAAAAAGCAAAGCTCCTGTACGAGGAAGTAAAAAATAAAAGTGCGTACTTTGATTTTCTCAGTAACCTTGAGGAGGACACAGAACACATGGGGCACTGGTACATTGTCTCATTGCTTAGGGGCGTTCAGTTTGCAGCAGATGAAACAATACTATTAGATTCTGAGATAATACTTGATAAAATACAGAAGAATGTAAAAATGGTGGTGAAGGAGCTGGATGTAACGGATTTGGAACCGTATCTTATAGAAGAGAAACTTGTCACTGacaatgaaagagagaagctccgAAATCCACAAAACACTAAACAAGATAAAGCAAAGATGCTTCTAACTATTCTCAAGACCAAAGGGCCAACTGCACACTCTATATTTGTTCGAAAGTGTCTTAGTTCAAAGGTGCATACTGATCTGAAGAAGTTTTTACTAGTACCAAGAGACTCAATGAAGAGAAGGGCATCCACGGACGCGACATCATTCAGTGAAAGTACAAGTACTACAGCAGTCACCAAACGATATCCATCCTTCTTAGAGACACCTAAAGGTATCACAACTTACAGCTACATACAAACAATGGCAACAATTAGAGAAAAACACCAAACAGGTGGTCAAGCGTCGTGGACGGCTGCAGAAGAAATAATACAACGAGAACTAATGTCTCCAGAAATATCTTTGGAGATGAAAATCGCTCTTCTCTTAGAGAGCTGTAATCCGTATGTTTTAAGTAAAAAATCTGAAGAAGTACTTCTTAGAGTGAAACGAGCCAGGAAAATGTGCACACAATTGTACGATCAGGATAGCAACCCACAAGTTTTGGAGGGACGATGTGAGTGGGTCCTATCGCGGCTATACAAGCTCCTTGGGGATCTTCACGAATCAAGGAAGCACCTTGATACAGCCTTCAGCTTAATAGCGAACTGTGAACCAGGAGAGGAAAACATGCTAGCAAGCTTCATGCTCGGCTGCATTCTCCTAGATTGTGAGAATAAATCAATAGGAGAAGAAAAACGAACCATAAACTCGTTTAAGTTTGTGCTTAGTTTAGCAACCGAACAAGATTATGGAACGAAAATTATTCAGTTTTGCCAGATTCGTCTTGCTCAGGCCTATGTTGGATCGTCTGTTCGTAGCCCTGGGAAGAGTACAGAAGAAGTGTCTCAGGTGAACAGAGAAGATGCTAAGATATTGCTGAGGGAAATTGATCAACAACACATGCGGCCCAGAACCAGGTGTCTCTATTTCATGACATGCTCAGATGTGTACAGAACAGATGATAAAATAGAGAAAGCCAGTGCATATGCTGAGCAAGCAATGGAAATAGCACAGGAACATAATTTAACGCATGAAGTTGGATTCATAAAACTTAGGCAATTAAGCTAG
- the LOC135341129 gene encoding origin recognition complex subunit 6-like — MTPVNAVTTGKDHQSLEKLKMNQVRSYSRRLKLPGAVTEQAEEYHRLAEVKCSSSLRTEPSLTLVCIDLACVKLGEPVNKKQLQCLSGQQPRGYLSTYQLVEKLLNVAGQVGVKELAMRFGNFEGEALADEILKRYRERIDGKYTAAQKEALDLTKPLYPAAALYCACKLLKIHCNKSKYQGASQSTRAMFLNVLEEINQCAPKDIDAFKQGKKSKAITISKVKDTETTIDMPVDHNSKPSVTKHIGRESFHSRIQSDPTDDTYLKWKDAILREAKKQLTDQTLNS; from the exons ATGACACCGGTCAACGCTGTTACAacgggtaaagatcatcaatcTCTAGAGAAGCTGAAGATGAACCAAGTGAGGTCCTATTCCAGGCGACTAAAACTCCCAGGAGCTGTGACAGAACAAGCAGAAGAGTACCATAGACTGGCAGAGGTCAAATGCTCTTCTTCTCTGAGAACTGAGCCCTCCCTCACACTGGTGTGCATCGACTTGGCCTGTGTGAAGCTGGGAGAGCCAGTGAACAAA AAGCAGCTGCAGTGTTTATCTGGCCAACAACCCAGGGGTTACCTGAGCACCTACCAGCTGGTAGAGAAGTTGCTCAATGTCGCCGGACAGGTGGGGGTGAAGGAACTGGCGATGAGGTTCGGCAACTTTGAGGGGGAGGCACTGGCAGATGAGATATTGAAGAG ATATAGAGAGCGTATCGACGGAAAGTACACAGCTGCCCAGAAAGAAGCTCTGGACCTGACCAAACCTCTTTACCCTGCAGCTGCCCTCTACTGCGCCTGCAA GTTATTGAAGATTCACTGTAACAAGAGTAAGTATCAAGGAGCTTCTCAAAGCACAAGAGCTATGTTCCTGAATGTGCTGGAGGAGATCAACCAGTGTGCACCCAAAGATATTG ATGCTTTTAAACAAGGAAAGAAGAGCAAAGCCATCACAATTTCAAAAGTAAAAGACACAGAGACCACAATTG ACATGCCAGTTGATCATAACTCCAAGCCATCCGTCACGAAGCACATCGGTAGGGAATCATTCCACAGTAGGATTCAGAGTGACCCAACTGATGACACTTACCTCAAGTGGAAAGATGCCATTTTAAGGGAGGCAAAGAAACAATTGACTGATCAGACATTAAACTCGTaa